In Solanum lycopersicum chromosome 3, SLM_r2.1, the genomic stretch TATTTATCCAACCAACAACTTTTatcgaataaaaaataaataatataagtatttacgaaatcaaaaaaatctcaataacttaattaattgaCTATCTTAACtctaattttaacttaattaattgactatctcaattttaattttacctTGTTGATAAGGATTTAATTTCATCTCTAATATTCTTCTCCCTTTCCTCATCTCCGTTGCtccaagtttttctttttttaaaaaaatgtgtaaaatcataaaaatattaaataaagaataTACATAGAGTGGGACATTTTTTCCCTTGATGTGCTAAGTAGAGTCCTAAttactataattaatataattttcaaagcaaaatattagtaatttttttttacaaaacatATACAGGTATCCATGGCGTTCGTAACTTTCTCATCTCTATGTACACTCGTATATAATTGAATATTATTGCGTGTCAAATGAGTgcaaaaaataatctaaatataGATAATTCGTTTAACTcgttcaaaaatttaaataattttttttgaatagttCAGTCTCAATCAATtcaagttttaattcattttaagagAATCCTCAATTCAGCCTAATTATCTCTAATTTCAGTCCTTTTTAAGACTCTTTGTTTGCATTAATGTAATATATGTTTCTATGGAAGTATGAAtactatctattttattattttagaatttatttgtaacttttttttaaaaaaagtattgagttaaaatttaagttgtggttataaaagttgaaataaaaatatgttaaaattattgagattaagcGGGTCAAATTGTACAGGTCATAATACAACCCAATTTTGAGCCTATTTGAGCTCAAATTAACTTGAACGGGTTCAAGACTCAACCAATCTCAACCAATTTTCTATTccaacatattttaatatttctctAATTTCAACCCAACCCCCACTCATTTGACACCCTACTTAACATACATGTGATATacacaattatatatttgttgtgtatcaccttatataatatatatatacagtgatacataaaaaatataggGTAAACATCTTATATATACAGTGACACATAGGATATATAGTTAACATACACAATGAGACACAAAAATATACACCAAACACCCACCAGTAATACAGTGAGATATTATATAATACACATCAATCTATTTCCACTTTCAAACCACCACCACAAAATTCACCATAGCCACCCTAACACCCCGTAATTACTTGAACATGTACACTAAGTTGAAGTTGATAAAATGCTTGAACTTgaaagatataaaatatatttgaactggactaaaaagaaaaaattaacaaacaaattgaaactaACGGAGTAGTGGTATATATAGGAGATTGGAATATAAGATAACTACAAATGGAAGAAGCCTATCATTTCCTTTGTACAAAATGATGTTTTCTTGCTAATATACCTTGAGGATTGAAATATAAGATATTGCTACAAACAAACTAATATACAGGAAAAGCATGTAATCAATCATGTACAAGAAGGCAAGCATTAACACATACTAAATACACTTACTTATCTTCAGCAGTAAAATCTGGTTCAGCTGGTTTCTGAAGCAAAATGGGTGATATCCTATCTGTCATCCTTGCTTTCTTGGCAGTATTGTGCCGCAAAGCACGAAGTGCATTAGCAGCAAATCGTGATGCATAGATAGTAGCACCCAAACTTGGCGAGCTACCACCTCCCCTTGCTAATGCATCTTGTAATCTGTTTTCTTCTTCGCAAAGGGATTCCTCTAGCTTCTTCCTACAATGACGGCGCCATGCTGCTTGTATGAAGCAAGCCGCCCAGGTTCTCCATTGCTGCGAGTAAAACCTAAAAGTATGGCGGAGTTGCTTGCTATGAAGTCTCCGGAACTGAGAGGCTACAAATTTCAAATCATCCGCCACTAGAGCAAATGCTTCAACTTCTGAGAGTGCTTGGACAGTTCGGGTTGAGATTGGGAGGTTATTTGATGGATGAGGATCAAGAGCCCAAGTAAGAAGCTCTTCTCCACAAAAATCACCAGCTTTTAGATAATCAGAGTTAAAAAACCCTGTCCTCCCTCCATTAGTCGTTACGGTCAATAGTTTGCCCCGCATTATAAAAAGCATCTCATCAACCGGATCACCTTCACGCACAATGAAGCTGTTCTCTGTGTAGAGGACAGGCCTGAGACGGTCACATAGTGCATCCAGGAGTTGCTCATCCATTTTTTCAAACATTGGAACCTTCAAAATGGTAACCAAAATCACAtactaattaagaattaaaataaaaataaaaattataacctAGCTACTGACAGAAAACCTTACTACTGCAGAAGTCATTAGGTGATAATGACATACATAGCAAGAAAAAATAAGTTGAGTTGCAAAGCAGGAATAACACAACGTACCCTCATTAGCAAAGCCAAACAAAGATGACGCTTAATATCTCTTCTAAGATCTTTAGGCAGGTTGAGGATCAGAGTCTCTTCATCAACACCCCTAGTTTCCTGCCACTTGTATTGCTCATAGCGCCTGATCCTCTCCCGGAGGTGCTCAGGGAGTAAGCGGTGAGACATCCACTGCTCTGCATCTCGTCTTTTCACCCTCATCTCTTCTAGTCTGAGTGTTGTAGACTGCAGATACGTCTGTCACACCACAAGTACTTCAGTTGATCAGAGCATAGCGGACacagaaaattaaatatgacCACCGAGTCAAAACAATATCCTATTCTTCCCGGGCTGAAAAAACTTGCCACCTACCTCTCATCTATTAGATGAAACTGACTTCACAACAACACTTTTAACAAAAAGACGTTTCTAAGCTGGATATGCATGGCCCACGAAACATTTATAGAACCTTTCTAAGTTGTTTAACCACATTAGGTTACGTCAAGAATAATCGGTAcatacaaaatgattaatgagaATTCTACAAAAACCGCAGTTGTAAGACAAATCTGAAAAACAATCATTTGGTGTGTGTATGACAATTGGTGATTGTCTGAACTGTAACATAGAACTGAAAATGTGACAAAGCTACCTGCATGTTTCCAATGAGAAATGAAAATAGCACCAAGCCAGCGATGGAAATGAAAACTGCAAAGCAAATTTCCCAGACATAGGTACTTGTTTCGAGGTTTTGACCAAGGGAACTGCAACACAAAGAAGCAAAGTATCAGTCAGAATAAAAGCAAACAAGAAATTcaactgaaaatgaacaataCACAATTGGAGATCCACAGAGATATTCTAGTTATGAAACATAAAGGTCAACCAGGGATAAAAGCTAAACCTATTAGAAGTGCTTAGGAAGTTTGACATATAAACAAGGCTGAACAAAAGAAAGGCTAATATGAAACTAAGAAAGACAACACTGTTGTTCCTTAATAATGAGCAAAATGATTTTCCTAATGAGAGTAGGGAAACAAGTTGCACTTATGACATTCCACATTAATTGTGTCCTCTAACCCTCTTAACAAACCTCATCTTCACCCCCTGGCCCACCCCCTATTGCCCCTCACTTCACCATCCTACACCCCTACCTCCCCACCCCCATCTCCCATAGTATTTGTCTAATTACATACAGATGTTTTTAGAATAGTATTTTTTCCTTGCCTACTGAACACAAGAAAATAAGTAAGCAACCCTCTTATTTCCTAGAGAACAGTtttcatggaaaacattttccatgatAACGAACAAACACCTAGTCTTTAAAGATCCTTCTAGCCTCAATACActcaaaataaagataatttaaCTAAAGTTTTCCCCCAAATTTGGATATCAAAGATGTTACAGAAACAACTTATCctgaaaaaaacaatttttccaGGTCATTCTTCATGGACATGTAGAGATATTTTTTCGCATAAAACCATGCTTTTGTATGTCTTGAACTAGCGGAATGGGCTTGTTGTCCAAGTATTCCTCTCCTCCCCTCCCCTCACCGAGACATGTCAATATGAGAGAccaatatgaaatattttaaaaagagactACCCTAATGTTCTAGCATCAAAGTAAGTAGTGTGCTGAAGTCACAGATACAATAATTAATCCACAAGCTAGCCCCCAAAAGAGTGTCCTACTCTTCCTACCTCTGTTTCCAATATATGGCTTGTGAGCAGCAGCATAATACACAAAAACATGGTTAGACATAGCATGTATTAATAGCAAAAATGCAGGTGAATATGCAAAACTCAAGTACACAGAGATAGCATACCTCAAGTTCTGCAAACCCCACCAGAAACAATAAAAGAACTTCTGTGGAAAATCCATTGACTCCACAACACCAGAATTTAGGGCATCATGGAATATTCCAAAATCAAAGAGCGTTGTATTTGGTGTCTCTATAGGACATGAGTCATTCAgcaattttatgaaatttgtatGATCATCATCACAGTACAATGAAGAATGATGACAAGCAGATGTATTTCCACATGCTCGTTGCCAACAAGTAGATTCACGTTCAATAGAAAACAGGTACCAAAAGGCTCCAAGTACCTAGAAAGCAGATTATGACTCATTATCTGCTTAATGTTTTGCAATAATAGTGTGCCAAGTATAAGATAATGACTAAACTACTTGCTACAAAATATTACTGATTAtctgtagatgatatgcttgcATGACAGAGAAAACTTCTGATAAGTGAAATTCCACTAACTTTATTCCTTAAACACCATTTagtaccaaaaataaaatcaattacaaAAAACAACACCTTTAAATAAAGTCAACCCAAAAGTAATTTTCAAACACATTTAAACTAGCAGAGTGCATAGTCTCTGAGTCATTCAGAACTTAAATCAAGCTTATCACAAACTTACATGACTGGCAAGCATATAAAGAAGGAGATTAAACGCAGCTCCAGCCCATGCTGTTTCAGTGAGTATGCCAGAAGTTCTAGTGACTTCCTTATATAAAGGGTATACTCGAAGGAGCCTCGGAATATATTGGAAGAAGACGACAAATTTCAGCAAAGTCTTTGTATTCAAAGATTTAGCGCCCCGCAATTTAGGAATGACAATTAAAATTGCAACCTGaaaaaacaggaaagaaacatgagtttaaacaataaatataagatttgTATTTGCATAGTATGAGCTGCATGATTATAGTTATCAAACTAATCCCTGTCGCAATACAATCTCTTTCACAACTCAAAGTCTAGCTTTAAAACATAAAACACCCTTGACATCATGAAGTGCATGACAGCACAAAAGTTCACAAAATCATCTAACACCAAAAAATGCACCATATCATAGAAATCTACCTTCTCCGCGACAGTTGGAATCATGGTTTGTTTGAAGTAGCATAAATCTTTGACACAGTTGACCAACCACTtgtcattttagtaaaataagaattttctttaaatcaaactgaaataaaattgaagagaaGTCACTCTAACCTGTGGTAGAGGAAGAACTGCAAGAATATCTATTAAGAAGTAAGAGGACAAGTATCTCTTTGCTATTTCCCACGCATCTTCAACCAAAACGCCTCTTCCAAATACACGTGATGAAGGGGCAATGAAACCAGTACGAAATTGAAGCACAATATGGAAAAGGTAAAAGATATCAGTGATGGAACGCAAAACACTAGCTGTGACCTCCATTTTTCTATCCAAATGTAGGCATTTGTTGTTATTATCAATCACTGGAATGTAAAAGAACAAAGGATCCAAGGAGATGGCAATTACACAggataatacaaatattttgttcCACTTCTGAAGAAAAGGTCCTTGAGGATCAAGCATCTTTTTTTCTGATCCCAAACTTTTGACCAAAAGGCAACTTAAACAAGAACTTAAGGCATGTATTATGCTTTTAATCCTTCCAGAACCACTTTCCAGGGATTTGTGTAATTCATTGGAGAACACTCCAAATCTGCCCCTGTGTGCTCCATCTTTATATGGAAAATTCCCCTCTGAGCTTTTCTCTGAGTTCCAATCCTGAAACCTGTGTAGAAATCAATTGAGGTGCAGAAACAAGTTTAGAGTCGAACAGCTGAGCAAATTGATCCACAGTTGATAAAACATTGCTACATTAAATTACAATGGAATTGATAATTCGCATCAAGTAGGTTAAAGTCTATGTTACAAGGTCCGATTTACCAAAAAGTAATCAAACAGATAAAACCAGAATATGAGATGGATACACTAACACAGCGTTTCTCTTTCCTAAAAATTCCATAATTAGTTTACTCTTTATTCCCTCTAATCTGTTCATCGTTCAATTTTCTCTTCTATGTCAAATGCTTACATTAAGACAAGTAAAACTAGTTCAATATGCTTCCTAAACAAAAACATCCAGTGGATAGAATATAAGATAAATAAGTGAACAAATAATAAGGGATTTTCCAGGTTCAAATAAACTGACCTCACAAATTTCTCTTGCCGGTGATTCATAACTTAAGTCAGTGCATCAAACTGTTCCAACAGGCAGTAAAACAGCAGTCTAATGCACTAACGCTCCGTAGAAGGGCCGAACCACAAGGGTCTATTGTTCCAAGAAGCAGTAAAACTTCCAAAATCCTTCAAGTGACGACAAGTTTCTTCATAAAAACCACCTCCAATAACACATCCAGGACCTACATAGCATTccctaaaaaaattatctccTCAATATTACAACAGTAAAACCAGCAACCCCatgatatatatttcttttaaacatATATGATTGGAATACTTTGAGATGCTGTCACATGCAAAACTCTTCGCCACAAAATTTAGAATCAAAAACTGAACTTGCTTAGTCAGTTATAACATAATCTTGTCATCGGCACGGAGGAAGACAAATAGTTCAATAGAAAATGTTTACACataacacaaacaaaaaaacaaaaaaaaggagaCAGACTCAAATTGCAGCCAAGTTCAACCACATCGAAAACTCCAACTTCCAACAAGGTCAACTAATCTAATTAAATACATCTACACCGAAGAAAACATTCACAGCATTAATACCTTTATCAGATATGATCAATCATCTAATACGTCAAAACATAAAGCATAATGTTACCtttatcatatataataatatccAAACATAAATCAATTTCTTCATTTCTCAAAGTTATTATACTTGAAACATCACTTCAAACAAAATTATAGTCCACTAATCAACGAAAACAAGGTTTTCCCCAAAAACACGTCACTAAACAACTGTCCAATTGAACTCAATCAACAAGAAATAAGTATTATAACTAATATTAACCACTTTAACAAGACAATACAGTGTAATTTCACAAATTTCAACCATATGAATCAAAAAAGTAGTAGGATTGAAGTGAAACGTTAGATACATACCGAATCAAAATTTTGCGGAGACAAACTGTATAGTACAGCAAGAAACAACTAAGATTTTTCAGAGAGAAGACGAAGACGATGATAGAGTGAAGGAAGGTTCCCGGAGACTTCTTCTGTAGGgctaattttgattttgaattttttttttttctaaatagaTATTATCAATCAACTTGTcttttaatgtaaaaaaaaaataatacatatattagattttaaacttagtttcaaattttaatttaaattttataatgcaTAAAttgacactttaactatccaatttttaaataaataaacacatgagtcctacatcgCACAATACATATAGGACGCCATATaggataaaaaatgacatgtaggacatgtgtgtctatttatttaactttatataaatttaaatgtctacttgtgcataaccagaagttgaagggcataaatataATTCGAAactaaattaaagaatatatttatgtatttcacctaaaaaaaaattatagaagataaaacaaaaaagacgGGTCAATGGGTCATAAATGGACTCTCTGTTAAAGTCCACGGTAAGTATTTGAACCGGTTTTTATGTTTCCGGTTCTTTGTCTTTAACGGTACTTGTTTTCCAAACTAACGGCGACGGCGGCgcttgcttctttttttttttttttccttttattggttttttttttgtttacgaTTTTGGAATTAATTTCATCACTTTTTTAAGCGAAGTATAAAAATGACAATGACTCTCAATGAGGAGTCTTTGTATTAGTGGATGAGaagataactttttttatacaatttttttaatgtaacattaaattttttttaaaaaaaaattactctatCTGATTTTAGTTATAGTAAAATggataacaatattaataaatttgcGAATTTGTAgtgtaaattacataaatttcatagttttaatgTGAAATTACAATATATTTCTAATAAGTTTCTAAATACAATAATTCCTTAAAAGaaatggataaaataattaaagttcgaatacattaaatattgtctcagatacattaatatgtagctcgacTACATTAAGTATTGGTtctaatatattaatatgtagctcgaatTTATTAAGAACTAACTCGGATACGTTAAATACTAGCTCGAATACACTAATATGCAGCTcggataaattaaaaaaataagggatATTGGAGATTATCAAAAGTAATAGGGAATAATGGAAATAAGTGAAACAAAAGATGTGTATTTGTCTAAATTTTTGTTatgtgtgtgtttttttttataaatttgttctatgtattataagtgttaagtgaaaaaaaagtagaagatGTTATTGCTATATATCAGTGTTTTAAAAGGCAAGGGCATGAGGCGAGGTGTTTTATACAGTATGGGGCGAGGCGTAAGTTCCATGGATCTACGTGGCGTAGTCACATGTATActtaaatttatagttttattactaataaaataagcaaaagtaaacttttcaatgaattatgatttttatgtgagataagaattaatattcaataatgaagaaaaaatgattaaaattattatttgagaaatatcattaatcaacaataataatatgatttaaagcaaaaaaaaaagaagtaaaaaacgCTCGGGAATACGTTTTTACGCATAGGACTTACGTTTTTATGTTCAGGACTTACGCCTCAAATTTTAGGACTCACGCCTTATGGATCTACGTTTTTAATTTACGCCCAGAGCGCTTTTGATACGCCTCGCCTGAGACTCGTCCCAAAAACGTTTTTGAAAATATTGctatagatgataaatattttttttattatagtatatttttaagtaaagtttcctatatttttaaaacaagaTCAATTGGGCCGTTTGTGTGTATGTCTAAGTAGAACCAACAAGCCCAATGAACGAGTGTATATGAAGGGAATGTACCATTTCCCATTTTTGCCTAAATTAGTATTTATGTTTCATATACTACAGAAAAAAATGCATGTGATATACCTCTTATCTTCAACCATGattatcttttatttcaaatttgacttCAATTTAATTGAAACCACATCAAATCGTCATTAAATAATCCAAAATTAAGATTTAAACTCTTTTTACGATATATCCAGTCAGTTCCAACAATAtccacacaaaataaaaactaatctGAAGAACTTAAATTCTCTAGCTTATACAAATTTCAATTGAGTTTTAGTTCATCTTCTACACTTTCTAAGCGGCATTAACAATATTTAATAGTATTATATAAGAATCCAATCTTTCTACAACCTATTTACATTTATGAGTATACAACATATATACACTCATATgatatatttcattaaattaataataaattgaagtttcttAAGCATAAAGTATATGTGACTTAATCGTAAAAATCATTCTTTGAACTCTTACTATTTTTAAACCAGATATCAACAAATGAATTCAGaataaagaattttattttgacaaaGATGGAGACTTTTACGAGCTAcaacaaatataattaatatcaattatgTAAGTAGGTTTTCACTTTCttcaaatatacaaaataaatgcCATTGATTTGAGTTTCTTTTTTCgagttaattatttaatatttgatatttattgtTCGATTAATTTGAATCCATGTTATACAAAGTATGTTATACCTGATTTCCTTATCAATTGAATTCGagacttttgattaaaaatgaatagaTCTCATTCGTTTTTCCATATTGACAGTGATAAAATAAATCagtgttttcaaaaatatttcggGGCGAGTTTCGGGGCGGAGCGTATCAAAAACGCTCTGAGGCGTAAATTAAAAGCCTAGATCCATAAGGCGTAAGTCCTAAAATTTGAGGAGAAAGTCCTGAACATAAAAACGTAAGTCCTGAACGTAAAAACGTACGCCCGGgcatttttaatataatccttttaatttattttttttgctttagatcatatttttattattggtgtGATGAtattttctcaaataataatgatagtccttctttcttcattattgaatattaacgctttatctcaaataaaaatcataatttattgaaaagtttacttttgcttattttattagtaataaagttataaaattaaatatacatgtAACTAATCCTGTAGATCTATGAGACTTACGTCTCGCGTCTCGAAACTTGCTCCTCGCCCCGTATTATATAAAACGCCTTGCCTCATGCCCCGCCTTTTAAAACACTGAAACAAACATTTAAGCACCATATTGCATAAGGTGCATTTCATTATGAATGCTACCATTCTGGGTAGATGAGTTACTACTTTAATTTTATCACCTAATTTGTatactcaataaaataaaataaaataaaggacaCGAAATTCAGACGGTGtttgaataaatttataaattagttaatttagcttataaatatttttatattcttttttaatctgTTTGTTAAACATAAAAGTATTTAATCATAAGCTAAGTGTTTGTAAGGAAAATCCCATGAAAATTACAAATTAACTATCCATAATTTATGGTTTCATAtgttaaaatgtaaaaattgtGTCTACCATATTTAAAATGGATTAAATTTGTTCTTTTTGCACCTATAGATTCCAATTGCCCTTAATATTCAAGATTAATACTTATCAACTAGTATAAA encodes the following:
- the LOC101250084 gene encoding cyclic nucleotide-gated ion channel 1 isoform X1 codes for the protein MNHRQEKFVRFQDWNSEKSSEGNFPYKDGAHRGRFGVFSNELHKSLESGSGRIKSIIHALSSCLSCLLVKSLGSEKKMLDPQGPFLQKWNKIFVLSCVIAISLDPLFFYIPVIDNNNKCLHLDRKMEVTASVLRSITDIFYLFHIVLQFRTGFIAPSSRVFGRGVLVEDAWEIAKRYLSSYFLIDILAVLPLPQVAILIVIPKLRGAKSLNTKTLLKFVVFFQYIPRLLRVYPLYKEVTRTSGILTETAWAGAAFNLLLYMLASHVLGAFWYLFSIERESTCWQRACGNTSACHHSSLYCDDDHTNFIKLLNDSCPIETPNTTLFDFGIFHDALNSGVVESMDFPQKFFYCFWWGLQNLSSLGQNLETSTYVWEICFAVFISIAGLVLFSFLIGNMQTYLQSTTLRLEEMRVKRRDAEQWMSHRLLPEHLRERIRRYEQYKWQETRGVDEETLILNLPKDLRRDIKRHLCLALLMRVPMFEKMDEQLLDALCDRLRPVLYTENSFIVREGDPVDEMLFIMRGKLLTVTTNGGRTGFFNSDYLKAGDFCGEELLTWALDPHPSNNLPISTRTVQALSEVEAFALVADDLKFVASQFRRLHSKQLRHTFRFYSQQWRTWAACFIQAAWRRHCRKKLEESLCEEENRLQDALARGGGSSPSLGATIYASRFAANALRALRHNTAKKARMTDRISPILLQKPAEPDFTAEDK